From a region of the Takifugu flavidus isolate HTHZ2018 chromosome 18, ASM371156v2, whole genome shotgun sequence genome:
- the mylk5 gene encoding myosin light chain kinase, smooth muscle isoform X1: MNSNGSKQCYVSTFKIQLKPPSALLPVRNGPESEDSWTSKKRADTGFSTRSSSKGLEPPTFVEPLQDCHVDEGKNITLRAIIAGSLPIKVSWLHNGEVALFGKASFDGREVSFVLKESLPEDAGAYTCLIENRAGKTSCCAAVFIRDFETMHSLKNQVSSSTTSAPKSLVENGRPLQSPADEQLKSKETCTAPTCPDRLDLAPKEVIPKKKANSESGAALRFKNPPQQLTLKAGRAARVTCSFSSSPPVVSCWIRNKEQIIDGPEVWVETTDLSSTLVIAEVTTEHRGRYTVVARDRRSSAQHTLTLSVIETPQPPASCPVISFVSTTSLALSWSGPCYDGGTAILGYVVEIKNPGVAESADWRKLTDECTSTSYVVSALQAHQEYCFRVRAYNEVGISQPGPVSPVVRMEQKDFDKPQKEDPQNYASVTIDSAHKVSDDYILQEKLGVGKFGQVFKLIHKETGQVCAGKFYKGRRAKERDAARKEIELMNYLHHPKLVQCLAAYDQKPEMVMVMEFIAGGELFERIVDDNFEHTERASVHYVQQILEGVAFMHQQNIVHLDLKPENIVCVDKTGTFVKIIDFGLASKLDNTTPLKVMHGTPEFVAPEVINYEPVCLATDMWSIGVICYILLSGESPFQGDDDAETLASVTAAQWEFSEESFEEITQEAKDFISSLLIKQTMRRMTCKQALAHPWMAAFDSGELEAKNLSKEKMKKFLARQKWKKAGKALLALKRMALLSKSESSASPPITPGEESPFSPEAEHALQTLEHKMQGAPQFTQSLKDQTVTSGSRARLSCHLTGYPDPEVVWLRGKEPLVESPSVQIEYEEDGCCTLVISQVGPEDGDLYTCRASNNHGEVFCSAKLTVQE, from the exons ATGAACAGTAATGGCAGCAAACAGTGTTATGTATCGACCTTCAAGATACAACTCAAGCCGCCCAGCGCATTATTACCAGTGAGGAACGGACCCGAAAGTGAGGACAGTTGGACTTCCAAGAAACGTGCTGATACTG GGTTTTCGACACGCTCCTCCAGCAAAGGTTTGGAACCACCCACCTTCGTAGAGCCTCTGCAAGACTGCCATGTGGACGAGGGCAAGAACATCACACTGCGGGCAATTATTGCAGGAAGCCTGCCAATCAAAGTGTCCTGGTTGCATAATG GTGAAGTGGCTCTCTTTGGGAAAGCCTCCTTTGACGGTCGGGAGGTGAGCTTTGTGCTGAAGGAGTCGTTGCCAGAGGATGCTGGGGCCTACACCTGCTTGATAGAGAACCGTGCAGGGAAAACGTCCTGCTGCGCTGCCGTCTTTATCAGAG ACTTTGAAACAATGCACAGTCTAAAAAATCAGGTCTCAAGTTCCACCACTTCTGCACCCAAGAGCCTCGTGGAAAATGGCAGACCTTTACAGTCTCCCGCAGACGAGCAACTGAAGTCCAAAGAAACTTGCACCGCCCCTACATGTCCTGACCGGCTGGATTTAGCTCCAAAAG AAGTCATCCCAAAGAAGAAAGCAAACTCAGAGTCAG GAGCAGCGTTACGTTTTAAAAACCCTCCGCAGCAGCTCACACTGAAGGCGGGGCGAGCCGCGCGTGTGACGTGTTCTTTCAGCAGCAGCCCTCCCGTCGTCTCGTGTTGGATCAGAAATAAAGAACAG ATTATTGATGGTCCAGAGGTGTGGGTTGAGACCACAGACCTGAGCAGTACACTGGTGATAGCAGAGGTGACAACAGAGCACAGAGGTCGCTACACAGTGGTAGCGAGAGACCGCAGGAGCTCAGCACAGCACACACTTACTCTGTCTGTAATAG AAACACCACAACCCCCTGCCTCCTGTCCTGTAATCTCCTTTGTCTCCACCACGAGTCTTGCGCTGTCCTGGTCGGGGCCCTGTTATGATGGTGGCACTGCCATCCTGGGCTATGTGGTGGAGATAAAGAACCCAGGAGTAGCTGAATCTGCAGACTGGAGGAAGCTCACTGACGAGTGTACGAGTACCTCATACGTAGTGTCTGCGCTGCAAGCTCATCAGGAGTACTGTTTCAGAGTGAGGGCCTACAACGAGGTGGGAATAAGCCAGCCAGGACCAGTTTCACCAGTGGTTAGGATGGAGCAGAAAG ATTTCGACAAACCACAGAAAGAGGACCCGCAGAACTACGCCTCTGTCACCATTGACTCTGCCCACAAAGTCAGCGATGACTACATTTTACAGGAAAAACTGGGAGT GGGAAAGTTTGGCCAGGTATTCAAGTTAATCCACAAGGAAACAGGGCAAGTGTGTGCTGGAAAGTTTTACAAAGGTCGACGCGCCAAGGAGAGAGATGCTGCCCGTAAAGAGATCGAGCTGATGAACTACCTCCACCACCCAAAACTGGTTCAATGCCTAGCAGCCTATGATCAGAAACCAGAAATGGTCATGGTCATGGAATT CATCGCAGGCGGGGAACTCTTTGAGCGCATTGTGGATGACAATTTTGAGCACACGGAGCGCGCCAGCGTGCACTACGTGCAGCAAATCCTAGAGGGTGTCGCCTTCATGCATCAGCAGAACATTGTGCATCTGGACCTTAAACCTGAAAACATTGTGTGTGTTGACAAGACCGGCACGTTCGTTAAGATCATTGATTTTGGATTAGCAAGTAAGCTAG ATAACACCACACCTCTTAAGGTGATGCACGGGACGCCAGAGTTTGTGGCACCTGAGGTCATTAATTACGAGCCTGTATGTCTGGCCACTGATATGTGGAGCATCGGGGTCATCTGTTACATCTT ACTCAGCGGGGAGTCTCCGTTCCAAGGCGACGATGATGCAGAAACTCTGGCCTCGGTTACGGCTGCGCAGTGGGAGTTTAGCGAGGAGAGCTTTGAAGAGATCACACAGGAGGCCAAAGATTTCATCAGTTCCCTGCTTATCAAGCAGACAAT GAGGAGGATGACCTGTAAACAGGCGCTGGCGCACCCTTGGATGGCAGCGTTTGACTCTGGAGAGCTAGAGGCCAAGAATCTGTcaaaggagaagatgaagaaattTCTGGCGAGGCAAAAGTGGAAG AAAGCAGGTAAGGCCTTGTTGGCCCTGAAGAGAATGGCTCTACTCTCTAAAAGTGAAAGTTCAGCATCCCCTCCCATCACCCCTGGAGAAG AATCACCATTTAGTCCGGAAGCAGAGCACGCCCTTCAGACTCTGGAGCACAAGATGCAGGGGGCTCCTCAGTTCACACAGAGCCTGAAGGACCAGACGGTGACCTCGGGATCCAGAGCACGTCTTTCCTGTCACCTCACTG GATATCCTGACCCAGAGGTGGTGTGGCTGCGTGGAAAAGAGCCGCTGGTGGAATCCCCATCAGTCCAGATAGAGTATGAGGAAGATGGCTGCTGTACTCTGGTGATTTCCCAAGTTGGCCCAGAGGACGGTGACCTTTACACGTGCAGAGCCAGCAATAATCACGGGGAGGTCTTCTGCTCGGCCAAACTTACTGTTCAAGAGTAA
- the hsd17b1 gene encoding estradiol 17-beta-dehydrogenase 1, with the protein MDAKVVLITGCSSGIGLSLAVRLASDPQKAFKVYATMRNLSKKERLLESVKGLHKDTLDILQMDVTSQQSILEATARIVEKRIDILVCNAGVGLMGPLEVQSLESMRKILEVNLLGTIQTIQAFLPDMKARGKGHILVTGSTGGLHGLPFNEVYCASKFAVEGACESLAILLQHFNIHVSLIECGPVNTDFLANLQKAEVGDVCQNLDKQTLALYEKYLQHCDSVFQNSAQDTEDIVKVFQDAIQSPNPAFRYFTSDVVPPLTKLKVTEPDGSRYISTMSKIIFSTEEQ; encoded by the exons ATGGATGCAAAGGTGGTGTTGATCACGGGCTGCTCCTCTGGAATCGGCCTCAGCCTGGCTGTGCGCTTGGCTTCCGACCCCCAGAAGGCGTTTAAAG TTTATGCAACAATGAGAAACCTGTCCAAAAAGGAACGTCTTTTGGAAAGCGTCAAAGGTCTTCACAAGGACACCTTGGACATACTCCAGATGGACGTGACCAGCCAGCAGTCCATCCTGGAGGCGACGGCGAGGATTGTGGAGAAACGAATAGACATTTTGG TGTGCAACGCTGGCGTGGGGTTGATGGGGCCATTAGAGGTGCAGTCTTTGGAGTCAATGAGGAAGATCCTGGAGGTCAATCTCCTCGGTACCATCCAGACAATCCAAGCGTTCTTGCCAGACATGAAGGCTCGGGGAAAGGGTCACATTTTGGTAACGGGCAGCACCGGGGGGCTTCACG GTCTGCCCTTTAACGAGGTCTACTGCGCCAGCAAGTTTGCAGTCGAGGGAGCCTGTGAGAGTTTGGCCATCCTCCTGCAACACTTCAACATCCA CGTGTCTCTCATTGAGTGTGGCCCGGTCAACACTGATTTCCTGGCCAACTTGCAGAAGGCAGAAGTGGGGGACGTGTGTCAAAACCTGGACAAACAGACACTCGCGCTGTATGAGAAATACCTGCAGCACTGCGACTCTGTCTTCCAAAATTCAGCACAGGACACTGAGGACATTGTGAAG GTGTTTCAGGACGCCATCCAGTCGCCCAACCCTGCATTCAGGTACTTCACCAGCGATGTGGTGCCCCCCCTCACCAAACTGAAGGTCACCGAACCAGACGGCTCACGGTACATCAGTACGATGAGCAAAATCATTTTCTCAACAGAGGAACAATGA
- the LOC130515001 gene encoding complement C1q-like protein 2: MKKIAVFLVAFCWCLCEAQVTENDGKVHLCSDMLSCCGSISLFQNLGTMGEKLTNMAEKITALEDKLQQTEKTVVELRSIIGGAPQVAFSATLRDSGSGNTGPFTKATPLQYKKVFSNVGNCYNPSTGIFTAMVKGMYFFRFSMFNNLNSVANSVVSLRKNSDRLTSVWDTSGSDANDMGSNAVVIPLEVGDNVYVELQENRLVYDDGMGYNTFSGFLLFTT; this comes from the exons ATGAAGAAGATTGCAGTCTTCCTTGTGGCGTTCTGCTGGTGTCTTTGCGAAGCACAAGTTACTGAAAATGATGGAAAGGTCCATTTGTGCTCAGACATGCTCAGCTGCTGTGGCTCTATCAGTTTGTTTCAAAACCTTGGGACAATGGGGGAGAAACTCACAAACATGGCAGAAAAAATAACAGCCTTGGAAGACAAGTTGCAACAAACGGAGAAAACTGTCGTggagctgcggagcatcatagGAG GGGCACCGCAGGTGGCCTTTTCTGCTACTCTCCGAGATTCTGGGTCTGGAAACACGGGACCTTTCACAAAAGCTACCCCGCTGCAGTATAAGAAAGTCTTCTCCAACGTTGGCAATTGTTACAACCCCTCAACAG GCATCTTCACAGCAATGGTCAAAGGAATGTACTTCTTTCGGTTCTCAATGTTCAACAACCTAAATTCTGTTGCCAATTCAGTGGTAAGCCTCAGGAAGAACAGCGACCGCCTGACATCTGTCTGGGACACCTCAGGGTCCGATGCAAACGACATGGGGAGCAACGCTGTGGTCATCCCGCTCGAGGTGGGAGACAATGTATACGTGGAGCTCCAAGAAAACCGGCTGGTCTATGATGACGGCATGGGCTACAACACCTTCAgtggttttcttctctttacaaCATAA
- the mylk5 gene encoding myosin light chain kinase, smooth muscle isoform X2, producing MHSLKNQVSSSTTSAPKSLVENGRPLQSPADEQLKSKETCTAPTCPDRLDLAPKEVIPKKKANSESGAALRFKNPPQQLTLKAGRAARVTCSFSSSPPVVSCWIRNKEQIIDGPEVWVETTDLSSTLVIAEVTTEHRGRYTVVARDRRSSAQHTLTLSVIETPQPPASCPVISFVSTTSLALSWSGPCYDGGTAILGYVVEIKNPGVAESADWRKLTDECTSTSYVVSALQAHQEYCFRVRAYNEVGISQPGPVSPVVRMEQKDFDKPQKEDPQNYASVTIDSAHKVSDDYILQEKLGVGKFGQVFKLIHKETGQVCAGKFYKGRRAKERDAARKEIELMNYLHHPKLVQCLAAYDQKPEMVMVMEFIAGGELFERIVDDNFEHTERASVHYVQQILEGVAFMHQQNIVHLDLKPENIVCVDKTGTFVKIIDFGLASKLDNTTPLKVMHGTPEFVAPEVINYEPVCLATDMWSIGVICYILLSGESPFQGDDDAETLASVTAAQWEFSEESFEEITQEAKDFISSLLIKQTMRRMTCKQALAHPWMAAFDSGELEAKNLSKEKMKKFLARQKWKKAGKALLALKRMALLSKSESSASPPITPGEESPFSPEAEHALQTLEHKMQGAPQFTQSLKDQTVTSGSRARLSCHLTGYPDPEVVWLRGKEPLVESPSVQIEYEEDGCCTLVISQVGPEDGDLYTCRASNNHGEVFCSAKLTVQE from the exons ATGCACAGTCTAAAAAATCAGGTCTCAAGTTCCACCACTTCTGCACCCAAGAGCCTCGTGGAAAATGGCAGACCTTTACAGTCTCCCGCAGACGAGCAACTGAAGTCCAAAGAAACTTGCACCGCCCCTACATGTCCTGACCGGCTGGATTTAGCTCCAAAAG AAGTCATCCCAAAGAAGAAAGCAAACTCAGAGTCAG GAGCAGCGTTACGTTTTAAAAACCCTCCGCAGCAGCTCACACTGAAGGCGGGGCGAGCCGCGCGTGTGACGTGTTCTTTCAGCAGCAGCCCTCCCGTCGTCTCGTGTTGGATCAGAAATAAAGAACAG ATTATTGATGGTCCAGAGGTGTGGGTTGAGACCACAGACCTGAGCAGTACACTGGTGATAGCAGAGGTGACAACAGAGCACAGAGGTCGCTACACAGTGGTAGCGAGAGACCGCAGGAGCTCAGCACAGCACACACTTACTCTGTCTGTAATAG AAACACCACAACCCCCTGCCTCCTGTCCTGTAATCTCCTTTGTCTCCACCACGAGTCTTGCGCTGTCCTGGTCGGGGCCCTGTTATGATGGTGGCACTGCCATCCTGGGCTATGTGGTGGAGATAAAGAACCCAGGAGTAGCTGAATCTGCAGACTGGAGGAAGCTCACTGACGAGTGTACGAGTACCTCATACGTAGTGTCTGCGCTGCAAGCTCATCAGGAGTACTGTTTCAGAGTGAGGGCCTACAACGAGGTGGGAATAAGCCAGCCAGGACCAGTTTCACCAGTGGTTAGGATGGAGCAGAAAG ATTTCGACAAACCACAGAAAGAGGACCCGCAGAACTACGCCTCTGTCACCATTGACTCTGCCCACAAAGTCAGCGATGACTACATTTTACAGGAAAAACTGGGAGT GGGAAAGTTTGGCCAGGTATTCAAGTTAATCCACAAGGAAACAGGGCAAGTGTGTGCTGGAAAGTTTTACAAAGGTCGACGCGCCAAGGAGAGAGATGCTGCCCGTAAAGAGATCGAGCTGATGAACTACCTCCACCACCCAAAACTGGTTCAATGCCTAGCAGCCTATGATCAGAAACCAGAAATGGTCATGGTCATGGAATT CATCGCAGGCGGGGAACTCTTTGAGCGCATTGTGGATGACAATTTTGAGCACACGGAGCGCGCCAGCGTGCACTACGTGCAGCAAATCCTAGAGGGTGTCGCCTTCATGCATCAGCAGAACATTGTGCATCTGGACCTTAAACCTGAAAACATTGTGTGTGTTGACAAGACCGGCACGTTCGTTAAGATCATTGATTTTGGATTAGCAAGTAAGCTAG ATAACACCACACCTCTTAAGGTGATGCACGGGACGCCAGAGTTTGTGGCACCTGAGGTCATTAATTACGAGCCTGTATGTCTGGCCACTGATATGTGGAGCATCGGGGTCATCTGTTACATCTT ACTCAGCGGGGAGTCTCCGTTCCAAGGCGACGATGATGCAGAAACTCTGGCCTCGGTTACGGCTGCGCAGTGGGAGTTTAGCGAGGAGAGCTTTGAAGAGATCACACAGGAGGCCAAAGATTTCATCAGTTCCCTGCTTATCAAGCAGACAAT GAGGAGGATGACCTGTAAACAGGCGCTGGCGCACCCTTGGATGGCAGCGTTTGACTCTGGAGAGCTAGAGGCCAAGAATCTGTcaaaggagaagatgaagaaattTCTGGCGAGGCAAAAGTGGAAG AAAGCAGGTAAGGCCTTGTTGGCCCTGAAGAGAATGGCTCTACTCTCTAAAAGTGAAAGTTCAGCATCCCCTCCCATCACCCCTGGAGAAG AATCACCATTTAGTCCGGAAGCAGAGCACGCCCTTCAGACTCTGGAGCACAAGATGCAGGGGGCTCCTCAGTTCACACAGAGCCTGAAGGACCAGACGGTGACCTCGGGATCCAGAGCACGTCTTTCCTGTCACCTCACTG GATATCCTGACCCAGAGGTGGTGTGGCTGCGTGGAAAAGAGCCGCTGGTGGAATCCCCATCAGTCCAGATAGAGTATGAGGAAGATGGCTGCTGTACTCTGGTGATTTCCCAAGTTGGCCCAGAGGACGGTGACCTTTACACGTGCAGAGCCAGCAATAATCACGGGGAGGTCTTCTGCTCGGCCAAACTTACTGTTCAAGAGTAA
- the si:ch73-141c7.1 gene encoding coenzyme Q-binding protein COQ10 homolog, mitochondrial isoform X2, which translates to MTKRTTPIFFRAMLEMSDTHSLKFLRGSTKRTSRNLSSRGVLQTRRPDNIHPVSNPRRNFINLVAPITTRKVEYTESRILGYTPQQLYGVVANVDQYQHFVPWCAKSRAFKGESGDFQAELEIGFPPVVERYTSEVTVIPNHKIRAVCTDGSVFRHLETVWRFFPGASDLHPSCKVHFYVSFEFKSLLHCHLTSLFFDEVVKQMIGAFDSRAAVLYGKQQGAVATR; encoded by the exons ATGACCAAGAGGACCACTCCGATATTCTTCAGGGCGATGTTGGAGATGTCCGACACACATTCGCTCAAGTTTTTGCGTGGGAGCACAAAAAGAACCAGCAG AAACTTGAGCTCCAGGGGAGTCCTGCAAACAAGAAGGCCTGACAACATCCACCCTGTCAGCAACCCCAGACGCAACTTCATCAACCTGGTGGCCCCCATTACCACCCGTAAGGTGGAATACACCGAGAGTAGGATATTGGG GTATACTCCGCAGCAGCTATACGGCGTGGTGGCCAATGTGGACCAGTACCAGCACTTTGTGCCCTGGTGCGCCAAGTCTCGGGCATTCAAGGGAGAAAGTGGTGACTTTCAGGCAGAGCTGGAAATTGGCTTCCCTCCCGTTGTGGAGAGGTACACGTCAGAGGTCACCGTGATTCCAAACCACAAAATCAGG GCCGTGTGCACCGATGGGTCCGTGTTCCGTCATCTTGAGACCGTATGGCGATTCTTTCCTGGTGCCAGTGACCTTCACCCCTCCTGCAAAGTGCACTTCTAT GTTTCCTTTGAGTTCAAATCCCTCCTGCACTGTCATTTGACCAGTCTGTTTTTTGATGAAGTGGTCAAACAGATGATCGGTGCCTTTGACTCGAGGGCAGCAGTGCTGTACGGgaagcagcagggggcagtagcgACCAGGTGA
- the si:ch73-141c7.1 gene encoding coenzyme Q-binding protein COQ10 homolog, mitochondrial isoform X1 produces MTKRTTPIFFRAMLEMSDTHSLKFLRGSTKRTSSRNLSSRGVLQTRRPDNIHPVSNPRRNFINLVAPITTRKVEYTESRILGYTPQQLYGVVANVDQYQHFVPWCAKSRAFKGESGDFQAELEIGFPPVVERYTSEVTVIPNHKIRAVCTDGSVFRHLETVWRFFPGASDLHPSCKVHFYVSFEFKSLLHCHLTSLFFDEVVKQMIGAFDSRAAVLYGKQQGAVATR; encoded by the exons ATGACCAAGAGGACCACTCCGATATTCTTCAGGGCGATGTTGGAGATGTCCGACACACATTCGCTCAAGTTTTTGCGTGGGAGCACAAAAAGAACCAGCAG CAGAAACTTGAGCTCCAGGGGAGTCCTGCAAACAAGAAGGCCTGACAACATCCACCCTGTCAGCAACCCCAGACGCAACTTCATCAACCTGGTGGCCCCCATTACCACCCGTAAGGTGGAATACACCGAGAGTAGGATATTGGG GTATACTCCGCAGCAGCTATACGGCGTGGTGGCCAATGTGGACCAGTACCAGCACTTTGTGCCCTGGTGCGCCAAGTCTCGGGCATTCAAGGGAGAAAGTGGTGACTTTCAGGCAGAGCTGGAAATTGGCTTCCCTCCCGTTGTGGAGAGGTACACGTCAGAGGTCACCGTGATTCCAAACCACAAAATCAGG GCCGTGTGCACCGATGGGTCCGTGTTCCGTCATCTTGAGACCGTATGGCGATTCTTTCCTGGTGCCAGTGACCTTCACCCCTCCTGCAAAGTGCACTTCTAT GTTTCCTTTGAGTTCAAATCCCTCCTGCACTGTCATTTGACCAGTCTGTTTTTTGATGAAGTGGTCAAACAGATGATCGGTGCCTTTGACTCGAGGGCAGCAGTGCTGTACGGgaagcagcagggggcagtagcgACCAGGTGA